The following coding sequences lie in one Sorghum bicolor cultivar BTx623 chromosome 6, Sorghum_bicolor_NCBIv3, whole genome shotgun sequence genomic window:
- the LOC8069447 gene encoding uncharacterized protein LOC8069447 — translation MAEDKRLVAAAPYLPAELIPDIARHLTTLQDFFALRAACRSYRAALPPSRAVLASQPPHLLVPHHASSPCSLALIHLPRRRLLRFRAPSPFPSAVVASDGARVVTFDHFARELSVIHLLSGDRVRVPDAPFLFSRAVLAGDLVLLITPGWVQYCRLGDGRWREAYCRLGGCGGSLFGGLYMMVGMLAVNGVLYALLNTCQLAVAELMDNKVELKLLGGEVDDHVRDAWMESKDFMLGACAGEPLLIFKVSVKPEYKVFRWEPAEQRWLRAMTLGRRTLFMSGNGFDAWVGPDSPGIRGDCIYEALPRAAGWSEYSLVDDTYELVTIDYQGAPDLDALRKQVWVLPSLY, via the coding sequence ATGGCTGAGGACAAGCGCCTCGTCGCCGCGGCGCCGTACCTACCGGCGGAGCTCATACCGGACATCGCGCGGCACTTGACGACGCTCCAGGACTTCTTCGCCCTCCGCGCCGCCTGCCGCTCCTACCGCGCCGCGCTGCCACCCTCCCGCGCCGTCCTCGCGTCCCAGCCGCCGCATCTACTCGTGCCCCACCACGCCTCCTCCCCGTGCTCGCTGGCCCTCATCCAcctcccgcgccgccgcctcctccgctTCCGTGCGCCCTCCCCTTTCCCCAGCGCCGTCGTTGCATCCGACGGCGCGCGCGTCGTCACCTTTGACCACTTTGCCCGCGAGCTCTCCGTCATCCACCTTCTTTCCGGCGACCGGGTTCGCGTCCCCGATGCTCCTTTCCTGTTCTCCCGCGCAGTCCTCGCcggcgacctcgtcctcctcatCACACCTGGGTGGGTTCAGTACTGCCGCCTGGGGGACGGCCGATGGCGGGAGGCGTATTGCCGGCTCGGGGGCTGCGGTGGCAGCCTCTTCGGTGGCCTGTATATGATGGTCGGCATGCTCGCTGTCAATGGCGTCCTATATGCGCTCCTCAACACGTGCCAGCTCGCAGTCGCAGAGCTGATGGACAATAAGGTTGAATTAAAGCTGCTTGGAGGGGAAGTGGATGACCATGTCAGAGATGCTTGGATGGAAAGCAAGGATTTCATGCTTGGGGCGTGTGCTGGTGAACCCTTACTCATCTTCAAGGTATCAGTCAAGCCTGAGTACAAGGTTTTCCGGTGGGAACCTGCAGAGCAAAGGTGGTTGAGGGCTATGACCCTGGGAAGGCGGACTCTTTTCATGTCTGGCAATGGCTTTGATGCTTGGGTTGGTCCAGATTCACCTGGAATTCGAGGGGATTGCATATATGAGGCTCTGCCACGGGCAGCAGGTTGGAGTGAGTACTCTTTAGTTGATGACACTTATGAACTCGTCACTATTGACTACCAAGGTGCACCAGATCTAGATGCCTTAAGAAAGCAGGTTTGGGTGCTTCCAAGCTTGTACTGA